From the Meleagris gallopavo isolate NT-WF06-2002-E0010 breed Aviagen turkey brand Nicholas breeding stock chromosome 19, Turkey_5.1, whole genome shotgun sequence genome, one window contains:
- the PTGES gene encoding prostaglandin E synthase isoform X4, whose translation MLCRGSCAEYPRSKSTRAKAGAPTMMGNTVFLSFTFYSTILILKMYVVAIITGQVRLRKKAFANPEDALRNGGLQYYREDPDVERCRRAHRNDMENIFPFLFLGAVYSLLDPSPAVARIHFFIFCAGRIMHTVAYLLKLRAPTRSVAYSVAQLPCFSMALQILLAAAPYW comes from the exons ATGCTGTGTCGAGGGAGCTGTGCGGAGTATCCAAGGAGCAAAAGCACACG GGCCAAGGCAGGAGCTCCCACAATGATGGGGAACACCGTGTTCCTGTCATTCACCTTCTACAGCACAATCCTGATTCTAAAGATGTATGTCGTTGCCATCATCACGGGACAAGTGAGGCTCAGGAAGAAG GCGTTTGCTAACCCAGAGGATGCACTGCGCAATGGAGGGCTGCAGTACTACCGTGAGGACCCAGATGTGGAGCGCTGCCGCAG GGCACATCGCAACGACATGGAGAAcatcttccccttcctcttcctcgGAGCTGTGTACTCTCTGCTGGATCCCAGTCCTGCAGTGGCCAGGATCCACTTCTTCATCTTCTGTGCGGGACGCATCATGCACACCGTGGCCTACCTGCTGAAGCTGAGGGCTCCCACACGATCCGTGGCATACAgtgtggcacagctgccctgcTTCTCCATGGCCCTGCAGATCCTCCTGGCAGCTGCCCCATACTGGTAG
- the PTGES gene encoding prostaglandin E synthase isoform X6, with the protein MMGNTVFLSFTFYSTILILKMYVVAIITGQVRLRKKAFANPEDALRNGGLQYYREDPDVERCRRAHRNDMENIFPFLFLGAVYSLLDPSPAVARIHFFIFCAGRIMHTVAYLLKLRAPTRSVAYSVAQLPCFSMALQILLAAAPYW; encoded by the exons ATGATGGGGAACACCGTGTTCCTGTCATTCACCTTCTACAGCACAATCCTGATTCTAAAGATGTATGTCGTTGCCATCATCACGGGACAAGTGAGGCTCAGGAAGAAG GCGTTTGCTAACCCAGAGGATGCACTGCGCAATGGAGGGCTGCAGTACTACCGTGAGGACCCAGATGTGGAGCGCTGCCGCAG GGCACATCGCAACGACATGGAGAAcatcttccccttcctcttcctcgGAGCTGTGTACTCTCTGCTGGATCCCAGTCCTGCAGTGGCCAGGATCCACTTCTTCATCTTCTGTGCGGGACGCATCATGCACACCGTGGCCTACCTGCTGAAGCTGAGGGCTCCCACACGATCCGTGGCATACAgtgtggcacagctgccctgcTTCTCCATGGCCCTGCAGATCCTCCTGGCAGCTGCCCCATACTGGTAG
- the PTGES gene encoding prostaglandin E synthase isoform X5: protein MAAPPTMRAKAGAPTMMGNTVFLSFTFYSTILILKMYVVAIITGQVRLRKKAFANPEDALRNGGLQYYREDPDVERCRRAHRNDMENIFPFLFLGAVYSLLDPSPAVARIHFFIFCAGRIMHTVAYLLKLRAPTRSVAYSVAQLPCFSMALQILLAAAPYW from the exons GGCCAAGGCAGGAGCTCCCACAATGATGGGGAACACCGTGTTCCTGTCATTCACCTTCTACAGCACAATCCTGATTCTAAAGATGTATGTCGTTGCCATCATCACGGGACAAGTGAGGCTCAGGAAGAAG GCGTTTGCTAACCCAGAGGATGCACTGCGCAATGGAGGGCTGCAGTACTACCGTGAGGACCCAGATGTGGAGCGCTGCCGCAG GGCACATCGCAACGACATGGAGAAcatcttccccttcctcttcctcgGAGCTGTGTACTCTCTGCTGGATCCCAGTCCTGCAGTGGCCAGGATCCACTTCTTCATCTTCTGTGCGGGACGCATCATGCACACCGTGGCCTACCTGCTGAAGCTGAGGGCTCCCACACGATCCGTGGCATACAgtgtggcacagctgccctgcTTCTCCATGGCCCTGCAGATCCTCCTGGCAGCTGCCCCATACTGGTAG